Proteins found in one Pelobacter seleniigenes DSM 18267 genomic segment:
- a CDS encoding TRAP transporter permease → MTATESEPFKTESKILLVLGVAIALLHIWFNVFTVLSSLWQNALHFAGFALMAAYVYPLRKDPSWAWRIPDVLLGLAAASSAIYMIAMEDAIYARGVRLATPEWIAGIVLILCALEFTRRVAGWFIPVLIIIALTYVGWWGADISGVFKFAGLSTETILFRSVYGDDALFGTIALISSSYVFMFILFGAFLLRSGAGEFVIDLARAVAGRMVGGPGLVAVLASGLMGTISGSAVANTASTGVITIPLMKRAGFPAKFAAGTEAAASTGGQLMPPIMGAGAFVMATYTQISYNTIVLVSILPAILYFATVAFFVRIEAKRSYVTALDDEKVAALEVLKKGGIVFLLPIGVLIGLLIYGFTPTYAAGISIIAVVASSWLTGNRMGPKEIIEAMALGARNMVMTAILLCTVGLIVNVISTAGIGNTFSLMINQWAGHSLVIAILLIALASLVLGMGLPVTAAYIVLGTLSAPALHGLIADGLMVKALVSGQIPEAAKAIFMLAAPQHLAEIGNPMNTATARAIVDAIPMDMAGMVREAVLSQHSLTFALLSAHLIVFWLSQDSNVTPPVALAAFTGAAIAGTKPMATGLQAWKLAKGLYVVPLLFAYTPFIGGTWSGDLTIFFFAFFGLYAFAAGIEGFMEAKLNLPFRLLSLAAAAALLWPASWLVHLTGLVVLIGLFILSKHKDKSGNKLQQAPA, encoded by the coding sequence ATGACAGCCACAGAATCCGAGCCGTTTAAGACTGAATCAAAAATCCTGCTTGTCCTCGGGGTCGCTATCGCTCTGCTGCATATCTGGTTCAATGTATTCACCGTGCTTTCGTCCCTGTGGCAGAATGCCCTGCATTTTGCCGGTTTTGCCCTGATGGCGGCCTATGTCTATCCGTTGCGGAAAGATCCGTCCTGGGCGTGGCGGATTCCCGATGTCCTTCTCGGGCTGGCTGCGGCGAGTTCGGCCATCTACATGATCGCCATGGAAGATGCCATTTATGCCCGAGGGGTACGCCTGGCTACGCCCGAATGGATCGCCGGAATCGTACTGATCCTCTGTGCCCTTGAATTTACCCGCCGGGTGGCTGGCTGGTTTATTCCCGTTCTCATCATCATCGCCCTGACCTATGTCGGCTGGTGGGGGGCGGATATCTCCGGGGTGTTCAAATTTGCCGGGCTCAGCACCGAAACCATTCTGTTCCGCAGTGTTTATGGCGATGATGCCCTGTTCGGCACCATTGCGCTGATTTCCTCATCCTACGTCTTCATGTTCATCCTGTTCGGTGCTTTTCTGCTGCGCTCCGGGGCCGGGGAGTTTGTCATCGATCTGGCCCGCGCCGTGGCAGGCCGGATGGTCGGCGGACCCGGGTTGGTCGCGGTGCTGGCCTCCGGTCTGATGGGTACGATCTCCGGCTCTGCGGTTGCCAACACCGCTTCGACCGGAGTCATCACCATTCCGCTGATGAAACGGGCCGGTTTCCCGGCCAAGTTCGCCGCCGGGACCGAAGCTGCTGCCTCGACCGGGGGGCAGCTGATGCCGCCGATCATGGGCGCAGGGGCCTTTGTCATGGCCACTTATACACAGATTTCCTACAACACTATTGTGCTGGTCAGTATCCTGCCGGCCATTCTCTATTTTGCGACGGTCGCGTTCTTCGTTCGGATCGAAGCGAAAAGAAGTTATGTGACCGCCCTTGACGATGAGAAGGTTGCCGCCCTGGAGGTTTTGAAAAAAGGCGGGATTGTTTTTCTGCTGCCCATCGGTGTGCTGATCGGACTGTTGATTTACGGTTTTACCCCCACCTATGCGGCCGGGATCAGTATTATCGCCGTGGTTGCTTCGTCCTGGCTGACCGGCAACCGGATGGGGCCGAAGGAAATCATTGAAGCCATGGCGCTGGGCGCCCGGAATATGGTAATGACCGCCATCCTGCTCTGCACCGTCGGCCTGATCGTCAATGTTATTTCAACGGCTGGTATCGGCAATACCTTTTCGCTGATGATCAACCAATGGGCCGGTCACAGCCTGGTGATCGCCATCCTGCTCATCGCGCTGGCGTCCCTGGTGCTCGGCATGGGGCTGCCGGTGACGGCGGCCTACATTGTTCTGGGCACCCTGTCAGCGCCTGCCTTGCACGGACTGATCGCCGATGGTCTGATGGTCAAGGCGCTGGTCAGCGGGCAGATCCCGGAGGCCGCCAAGGCGATTTTCATGCTCGCGGCACCGCAGCATCTGGCAGAGATCGGCAACCCCATGAATACGGCCACGGCCAGAGCTATTGTCGACGCCATCCCCATGGACATGGCCGGCATGGTGCGCGAAGCGGTTCTCAGCCAGCACAGTCTGACCTTTGCCCTGCTCTCGGCGCATCTGATCGTGTTCTGGCTGAGCCAGGACTCCAATGTGACCCCGCCAGTGGCATTGGCAGCCTTTACCGGCGCGGCTATTGCTGGCACCAAACCGATGGCGACCGGACTGCAGGCTTGGAAACTGGCCAAGGGGCTTTATGTGGTACCGCTGCTGTTTGCCTATACGCCCTTTATCGGCGGCACCTGGTCCGGGGATCTGACCATATTTTTCTTCGCCTTTTTCGGCCTGTACGCTTTTGCCGCTGGAATTGAGGGCTTCATGGAAGCCAAGCTGAATCTGCCGTTCCGGCTGCTCTCGCTGGCCGCTGCCGCCGCATTGCTGTGGCCGGCTTCCTGGTTGGTCCATCTGACTGGGTTAGTCGTTCTCATCGGCCTGTTCATCCTGAGTAAACATAAAGACAAAAGCGGCAACAAATTGCAGCAGGCTCCAGCCTGA
- a CDS encoding TAXI family TRAP transporter solute-binding subunit, with the protein MKMSLARCFRKLVFVVVATTFVLGFGSGVQAAPAERNYLMATASTGGTYYPVGVALSTLVKVKLQPTEKIGMSAINSAGSGENIKLLRENEVQFAILQGLFGSYAWNGTGPIASEGPQKNLRSVTMLWQNVEHYGVLKKFAKTGTASDLAGMKGETMSMGKKNSGTIGSNKVILGNLGIDIDKDYNLIYVGYGPTADALQNGQIAGFGIPAGVPASAITKAMANLGDDMVILDFTDEQLKQADGGLELWTRYVIPADTYPGQKKDINTIAQPNFLGVRADVDEDAVYKITKTIYENLPFLNAIHGATKAMAIEKAISGLPMPLHPGALKYYQEVGIKVPARLIAK; encoded by the coding sequence ATGAAAATGTCACTTGCAAGATGTTTCAGGAAGCTGGTGTTTGTTGTTGTTGCGACGACTTTTGTGTTGGGTTTCGGCAGCGGTGTACAGGCCGCTCCGGCAGAACGGAATTATCTGATGGCCACCGCTTCAACCGGTGGAACTTATTACCCGGTCGGGGTTGCTCTGTCGACTCTGGTGAAAGTCAAACTCCAGCCGACGGAAAAGATTGGCATGTCAGCGATCAATTCGGCTGGTTCCGGTGAAAACATCAAGCTGCTGCGCGAAAACGAAGTCCAGTTCGCCATCTTGCAGGGGCTCTTCGGTTCCTATGCCTGGAACGGCACCGGGCCGATTGCCAGCGAAGGTCCGCAAAAAAACCTGCGCTCGGTGACCATGCTCTGGCAGAATGTTGAACATTACGGGGTTCTCAAAAAATTTGCCAAAACCGGGACAGCATCGGATCTCGCTGGTATGAAAGGCGAGACCATGTCGATGGGGAAAAAGAACTCCGGCACCATCGGCTCCAACAAGGTTATTCTGGGTAACCTCGGCATTGATATTGACAAGGATTATAACCTGATCTATGTCGGCTATGGCCCGACGGCCGATGCCCTGCAAAACGGCCAGATCGCCGGCTTCGGCATCCCGGCCGGAGTGCCGGCCAGCGCCATCACCAAGGCGATGGCGAACCTCGGTGACGACATGGTCATCCTCGACTTCACCGATGAGCAGCTTAAACAGGCCGATGGCGGCCTGGAACTCTGGACCCGGTATGTCATCCCAGCCGACACCTATCCCGGCCAGAAGAAAGACATCAACACCATCGCCCAGCCGAACTTCCTCGGAGTCCGCGCCGATGTTGATGAAGATGCCGTTTATAAAATCACCAAAACGATTTATGAAAACCTGCCGTTCTTGAATGCGATCCATGGCGCTACCAAAGCCATGGCCATTGAAAAAGCGATTTCAGGGCTGCCGATGCCGTTGCATCCGGGTGCCTTGAAGTATTACCAGGAAGTCGGCATCAAAGTTCCCGCCCGTCTGATTGCCAAGTGA
- a CDS encoding dimethylarginine dimethylaminohydrolase family protein, whose translation MIFKYALVRRPGRSICNGLSTSNLGQPSYPRVLTQHDAYIEALQRCGLEVICLDPLEEFPDSTFVEDTAVLIKNCAILTAPGANSRRREVAAIAPVLDDFFPEVRRIEPPGQLDGGDVMAVDSCLYVGLSGRTNQQGIEQLSEIVSAYGLRVSAVPVRGCLHLKTGVTRIAERTLLGTESLLGFPGFADFEKINVGADSAAAANCIAINGKLLMPAGFPALKEMLSGCGREVIEVDISEFAKIDGGLTCLSLRF comes from the coding sequence ATGATCTTTAAATACGCCCTGGTTCGCCGCCCTGGCCGCAGTATCTGCAATGGCCTCTCCACCTCGAACCTTGGCCAGCCGTCTTATCCGCGGGTGCTGACCCAGCATGATGCCTATATTGAGGCTCTACAGCGGTGTGGGCTGGAGGTGATTTGCCTGGACCCGCTGGAGGAGTTCCCCGATTCGACCTTTGTGGAAGACACGGCGGTGCTCATCAAAAACTGTGCGATCTTGACCGCACCGGGAGCCAACTCGCGGCGCCGGGAGGTCGCTGCTATAGCCCCGGTGCTGGACGATTTTTTCCCGGAGGTCAGAAGGATAGAGCCTCCCGGTCAGTTGGACGGCGGTGATGTCATGGCGGTCGATTCCTGTCTTTATGTTGGACTCTCTGGGCGGACCAACCAGCAGGGGATCGAGCAATTGAGCGAGATCGTTAGCGCGTACGGTCTGCGGGTGAGTGCGGTTCCGGTTCGCGGGTGCCTGCATTTGAAAACCGGCGTGACCAGGATCGCCGAGCGGACCCTGCTCGGCACGGAAAGCCTGCTCGGATTTCCGGGGTTTGCCGACTTTGAAAAAATCAATGTCGGAGCGGATTCCGCTGCCGCGGCCAATTGTATTGCGATCAATGGAAAATTGTTAATGCCGGCCGGCTTTCCGGCGCTTAAGGAGATGCTGAGCGGTTGTGGTCGGGAGGTGATCGAAGTGGATATCTCCGAGTTTGCGAAAATCGACGGCGGTCTGACCTGCCTCTCGCTGCGATTTTAA
- a CDS encoding TRAP transporter permease, giving the protein MREFNNKTLNILLGLWLVLGVCFHLYTAAFGVLEAWMQRMVHLSWVFPIAFIYWPFSNKSPKDRVPFYDYILAFISILPGAYGIWNSDLILFRIDQVDPVTNAQLILGIVLVLCLIEATRRLLGWPLTIISSFFAFYMVFGAYFPGIMRGEDFSLREVIESLFLTQDGIFSMPLGVSATYVVIFLIFGAFLEVSGVGPWFMEFSSRVAGKSIGGPAKIAVVSSCLFGSISGSAVANVYSTGNFTIPMMKRTGFAPVLAGGIETMASTGGQLMPPLMGAGAFVMSAYLGVEFKVIMVAALLPALLYYGTALLMIHYVAKRDGFVGLKEADLPRWSHVLQRSFLLLPILVLVVALLMGKTPMLAGLVGIILAWGVSLFNRGYRMGPKRLVEALIMAGKSVPVIAIACASAGIVIGSIALTGIGFKIGALISTLSGDSTFMALFLIALLAVIFGMGLPTTSAYIIAAALGVSSLTKLGFAPLNAHLFVFYFAVLSNMTPPVALASFAAGTIAGDSPMKIAVTAMRIGVVAFIVPFAFAYDSALLLQGTWLETVGVIVSATVAGYLLSVGFAGFFQSKLATWSRALIIATGVLCFFPHWPYRLVGLAIGIGVLVLLQFKEAAFKKTLPVQN; this is encoded by the coding sequence ATGAGGGAATTTAATAATAAAACACTGAACATCCTGCTTGGCCTGTGGTTGGTTCTCGGCGTTTGTTTTCACCTGTATACGGCAGCGTTCGGGGTTCTCGAAGCCTGGATGCAACGTATGGTCCACTTGTCCTGGGTTTTCCCGATTGCTTTTATCTATTGGCCGTTCAGCAACAAATCGCCCAAGGATAGGGTTCCTTTTTACGACTATATTCTCGCATTTATCTCCATCCTGCCCGGTGCCTACGGCATCTGGAATTCCGATCTGATCCTGTTTCGCATCGACCAGGTCGACCCGGTGACCAATGCCCAGTTGATTCTGGGGATTGTCCTGGTGCTCTGCCTGATCGAGGCGACCCGCCGCCTGCTCGGCTGGCCGCTGACCATCATCAGTTCCTTTTTTGCCTTTTACATGGTGTTCGGCGCCTATTTCCCGGGGATCATGCGCGGTGAGGATTTCTCGTTGCGGGAGGTTATTGAATCCCTGTTTTTGACCCAGGACGGCATTTTTTCCATGCCCTTGGGGGTTTCCGCGACCTACGTGGTGATTTTCCTGATCTTCGGAGCCTTTCTCGAAGTCAGCGGGGTCGGTCCCTGGTTTATGGAGTTCTCATCGCGGGTGGCCGGTAAATCCATCGGCGGTCCGGCCAAAATCGCCGTGGTCAGCTCTTGTCTGTTCGGGTCCATTTCCGGCTCGGCCGTGGCCAATGTTTATTCGACCGGGAACTTCACCATTCCGATGATGAAGCGGACCGGTTTCGCGCCGGTGCTGGCTGGCGGGATCGAGACCATGGCGTCCACCGGCGGGCAGTTGATGCCGCCGCTGATGGGGGCCGGGGCCTTTGTCATGTCCGCCTATCTCGGGGTAGAGTTCAAGGTGATCATGGTTGCCGCGCTGCTGCCGGCGCTGCTCTATTACGGGACCGCGCTGCTGATGATCCACTATGTGGCCAAGCGGGATGGTTTTGTCGGCCTGAAAGAGGCGGATTTGCCGCGCTGGTCCCATGTGCTGCAGCGCAGTTTTCTGCTGCTGCCGATTCTGGTGCTGGTGGTCGCCTTGCTGATGGGGAAAACCCCGATGCTGGCCGGCCTGGTCGGCATTATCCTGGCCTGGGGCGTGTCTCTGTTCAATCGTGGTTACCGGATGGGACCCAAACGTCTGGTTGAAGCCTTGATCATGGCCGGGAAATCCGTACCCGTCATCGCCATTGCCTGCGCCTCAGCCGGGATCGTTATCGGTTCCATCGCCCTGACCGGGATCGGCTTCAAGATCGGGGCGCTGATTTCGACCCTGTCCGGGGATTCGACCTTCATGGCATTGTTCCTGATCGCCTTGCTGGCGGTTATCTTCGGCATGGGGCTGCCAACGACTTCGGCCTATATCATCGCCGCGGCTCTGGGGGTCAGCAGCTTGACCAAGCTCGGTTTTGCCCCTTTGAACGCGCACCTGTTTGTGTTCTATTTCGCGGTGCTGTCCAACATGACTCCGCCGGTGGCGTTGGCGTCCTTTGCGGCGGGAACGATTGCCGGAGACAGTCCCATGAAGATTGCTGTGACCGCGATGCGTATCGGTGTGGTTGCGTTTATCGTCCCCTTTGCGTTTGCTTATGATTCGGCGTTGCTGCTGCAGGGAACCTGGCTGGAGACCGTGGGGGTCATTGTTTCTGCCACGGTGGCCGGCTACCTGTTATCGGTCGGCTTTGCCGGTTTCTTCCAATCCAAACTGGCCACCTGGAGTCGTGCGCTGATCATCGCCACCGGAGTGCTCTGTTTCTTCCCGCACTGGCCTTACCGGCTGGTTGGCCTGGCGATCGGGATTGGTGTGCTGGTCCTTCTGCAATTTAAAGAGGCGGCCTTTAAAAAGACCCTGCCGGTGCAGAACTGA
- a CDS encoding TAXI family TRAP transporter solute-binding subunit produces the protein MKRFLSAIFITLLLVPSLSFAANYRFVSGPQGGNWFVLGGAISSYFSKAGMNTSSSTGGGVSNVMNVDRGKADLGFTVGSLLGAATKGKGVFKKPISNAVVLSNLYPQITYFIARKDFVKENNIKTLKDALAVKSLRIASLKPGTSSEFVVSSLLDLGYGMDWKSIKEGGGQVQFASYSDGAGLISDNHIDMFAFSVGKIASIIMNIESQTDIVILPVDDNALQALSDAYGTGTHYIEPGIYKSVTSNIPTVGDYTVCIVRKDMPDDVVKKMAATLLENKDNLATTIKDFEAFNATSAVAKKLPMHPAAKAFFEAQQ, from the coding sequence ATGAAGCGTTTCCTGTCTGCAATCTTTATCACCCTGCTGCTGGTCCCATCGCTGTCTTTTGCCGCGAATTATCGTTTCGTTTCGGGTCCGCAGGGCGGCAACTGGTTCGTGCTGGGTGGGGCGATCAGTTCGTATTTCAGTAAAGCCGGCATGAACACCTCCAGCTCAACGGGCGGCGGAGTCTCCAACGTCATGAACGTCGATCGCGGTAAAGCTGATCTCGGCTTTACGGTCGGTTCGCTGTTGGGCGCAGCAACCAAAGGGAAAGGCGTTTTCAAAAAGCCGATCAGCAATGCCGTTGTGCTGTCGAACCTCTATCCCCAGATCACCTATTTCATCGCCCGTAAAGATTTTGTGAAAGAGAATAATATCAAAACCCTGAAGGATGCCTTGGCTGTCAAATCGCTGCGGATCGCCAGCCTGAAGCCCGGCACCTCTTCCGAATTCGTGGTCAGCTCCCTGCTGGATCTCGGTTACGGAATGGATTGGAAATCGATCAAAGAAGGCGGCGGCCAGGTTCAGTTTGCCTCTTACTCTGACGGTGCCGGTCTGATCTCTGATAATCATATCGATATGTTTGCCTTTTCGGTCGGCAAGATCGCTTCCATTATCATGAATATCGAAAGCCAGACTGATATCGTGATCCTGCCGGTTGACGATAACGCTTTGCAGGCCCTCAGTGATGCCTATGGGACCGGAACCCACTACATTGAACCCGGTATCTACAAAAGTGTGACCTCCAACATCCCGACTGTCGGCGATTACACAGTTTGTATCGTCCGCAAAGACATGCCTGACGATGTCGTCAAGAAAATGGCTGCCACCCTGTTGGAAAACAAAGACAACCTGGCAACCACCATCAAAGATTTCGAAGCCTTCAATGCGACCAGCGCAGTTGCCAAAAAACTGCCGATGCACCCCGCTGCAAAAGCATTTTTCGAAGCTCAACAGTAA
- a CDS encoding sigma-54-dependent transcriptional regulator — MSTEDKKIIFLVDDDADMRAATGQWLELSGYTIKSFPEAQAALQQLTEAFPGVVVSDVRMPRMDGMALLGRITALDPDIPVVLVTAHGDVQMAVDAMRQGAYDFIEKPFEPEQLLDVVERACEKRRLVMENRELRRKLSNDGGIERKLIGNSAPMRRLREEILDIAETDAPVLILGETGTGKEIVARCLHDFGARKDGRFVAVNCGAVPETVFESELFGHEKGAFTGADQRRIGRFEYAQGGTLFLDEIGSMPLPLQVKVLRALQEKEIVRIGSNEAHTLDLRLISAANTDLLEDCAAGRFREDLYYRINVVELRVPPLRERSEDIPLLFDYFAARAAEDYHRPQVSLQLADIGPVMSHEWPGNVRELKNIAERFVLSSLPLEQRLSSIMHHPQRNADECAGGSLQDRLRCHERMLLEQALIRFRGDVQAVMDELDIPRRTLNEKMSRHGLDRRSYR, encoded by the coding sequence ATGAGTACAGAAGATAAAAAAATTATTTTTCTCGTCGATGACGACGCCGATATGCGGGCGGCCACCGGCCAGTGGCTGGAACTTTCCGGCTATACGATTAAAAGTTTTCCTGAGGCCCAGGCTGCCCTTCAGCAGCTGACGGAAGCTTTTCCCGGGGTGGTGGTGAGCGATGTTCGGATGCCGCGGATGGACGGGATGGCTTTATTGGGCCGGATCACGGCCCTTGATCCGGACATCCCGGTGGTTCTGGTGACTGCCCATGGCGATGTGCAAATGGCGGTGGATGCCATGCGCCAGGGTGCCTATGATTTCATAGAGAAGCCTTTTGAGCCGGAACAATTGCTTGATGTCGTGGAGCGGGCTTGTGAAAAGCGTCGGCTGGTTATGGAAAACCGTGAATTACGCCGCAAGTTGTCGAACGATGGCGGCATTGAGCGAAAATTGATCGGTAACAGCGCCCCGATGCGGCGGCTTCGCGAAGAGATTCTCGATATCGCGGAGACCGACGCACCAGTCCTTATTCTGGGGGAGACCGGCACCGGTAAAGAGATCGTGGCGCGCTGTCTGCACGATTTCGGGGCTCGCAAGGACGGCCGTTTTGTCGCGGTCAACTGCGGTGCGGTTCCGGAGACGGTTTTTGAATCCGAGTTGTTCGGTCACGAAAAAGGGGCTTTTACCGGCGCTGACCAGCGCCGCATCGGGCGCTTCGAGTATGCCCAGGGCGGGACACTGTTCCTGGATGAGATCGGCAGCATGCCGCTGCCCCTCCAGGTCAAGGTCCTGCGGGCGCTGCAGGAGAAGGAAATTGTGCGGATCGGCAGTAACGAGGCACACACCCTTGACCTGCGGCTGATCAGCGCGGCCAACACGGATTTGCTGGAAGACTGTGCCGCCGGTCGGTTTCGGGAGGATCTCTACTATCGGATCAACGTGGTCGAACTGCGCGTTCCGCCCCTGCGCGAGCGCAGTGAGGATATCCCGCTGCTGTTCGACTATTTCGCCGCTCGAGCCGCCGAAGATTATCACCGGCCGCAGGTGTCCCTGCAGCTGGCCGATATCGGACCGGTGATGAGTCATGAGTGGCCGGGCAATGTCCGCGAGCTAAAGAATATCGCCGAGCGCTTTGTGCTCTCATCCTTGCCCCTGGAACAACGGCTCAGCAGCATCATGCATCATCCCCAGCGCAATGCGGACGAATGTGCGGGCGGATCGTTGCAGGATCGCTTGCGTTGCCATGAACGGATGTTGCTTGAACAGGCTTTGATCCGGTTTCGGGGTGATGTCCAGGCGGTCATGGATGAATTGGATATTCCCCGCCGGACTTTGAATGAAAAAATGTCGCGGCACGGCCTGGACCGAAGGAGTTATCGCTAA
- a CDS encoding sensor histidine kinase, protein MSKGFEEKTDAAEQLTGGDLGDRVSMVKKRKVQLHNRIRPVWLVLAGLLVAAVIVWRVSTWAYGEALDSFVKTGEERLTLYSSTLRAALSRYAYLPYVLSHNRAVRSLLAGSGAVDGVDYYLESLNREAGSEALYVMDIDGDTLAASNWRDEHTYAGQNYGFRPYFLDAKAGRRGWYFGIGATTGQPGYFMSHPVFEDSEFLGAVIVKVDLAPLQDDWHQGGETVLVSDSNGVLFLSSRADWRYRTLTPLGQEQIAAIQAGKQYGNQALDLLDLKPLQTLAQGKKIVRYQGEKYLMLSRPLPDQGWQIHHLLPLAAVDEREKSVAVIGSVLALLFLAFGMYVRERRQKQISRRKAQEAEAVREMNLRLQDEVAERIRTEKALRAAQDELVQTGKLAALGHMAAGIVHELNQPIAAIRTHAASCRLLLERHNTEQVRDTLVSMSRITDHMASITAQLKIFAHKAPKRKEQVVLQDCLDEVLGITGPLLTANGIKLHCELPESPLVLAGERAKIKQVLVNLIGNAVDAMLECPEKNLWIKVTADNIDVELTIRDSGPGIAKEHIEEIFTPFFTTKDVGEGLGLGLSISYRIVSDLGGTIRAQNLVEGGARFVVRLPRRNL, encoded by the coding sequence ATGTCAAAGGGCTTTGAGGAGAAAACGGATGCCGCTGAACAACTGACCGGTGGTGATCTTGGCGACAGGGTGAGCATGGTAAAAAAGCGGAAAGTTCAGTTGCATAACCGGATCAGACCGGTCTGGCTGGTGCTGGCGGGCCTGCTGGTGGCTGCCGTTATTGTCTGGCGGGTTTCAACCTGGGCCTATGGTGAAGCGCTGGATTCCTTTGTCAAAACCGGTGAGGAACGGCTGACCCTTTATTCCAGTACCTTGCGGGCCGCACTGAGCCGCTATGCCTATCTCCCCTATGTCCTCTCCCATAACCGGGCGGTGCGCTCGCTGCTGGCCGGTTCCGGGGCCGTGGACGGGGTGGATTACTATCTGGAATCGCTGAACAGGGAAGCGGGTTCGGAAGCTCTTTACGTCATGGATATCGACGGAGATACTCTGGCGGCCAGCAATTGGCGGGACGAGCACACCTACGCTGGGCAGAATTACGGTTTCCGCCCCTATTTTCTGGACGCCAAAGCCGGCCGCAGGGGGTGGTATTTCGGCATCGGGGCAACCACCGGGCAGCCCGGGTATTTCATGTCCCATCCCGTCTTTGAGGACTCCGAATTCCTCGGCGCGGTGATCGTCAAGGTTGACCTGGCCCCGTTGCAGGATGACTGGCACCAGGGAGGGGAGACCGTGCTGGTCAGCGATTCCAACGGCGTCCTCTTTTTGTCCAGCCGGGCGGACTGGCGCTACCGTACCCTGACGCCCCTTGGGCAGGAACAGATCGCGGCCATCCAGGCCGGCAAGCAATACGGCAACCAGGCGTTGGATCTGCTCGATCTGAAACCGCTTCAGACTCTGGCGCAAGGGAAGAAGATCGTTCGCTATCAGGGCGAAAAGTATCTGATGCTGTCACGGCCATTGCCGGATCAGGGCTGGCAGATTCACCACCTGTTGCCCCTGGCGGCTGTCGACGAACGGGAAAAATCGGTGGCCGTCATCGGTTCGGTTTTGGCGCTGCTGTTTTTGGCTTTCGGCATGTATGTCCGCGAGCGCCGGCAAAAGCAGATTTCCCGGCGCAAGGCCCAGGAAGCCGAAGCGGTCCGCGAAATGAACCTGCGGCTGCAGGATGAAGTGGCCGAGCGGATCCGGACCGAAAAAGCTTTGCGTGCGGCCCAGGATGAACTGGTGCAAACCGGAAAGCTGGCGGCTCTTGGCCATATGGCGGCAGGGATTGTCCACGAGTTGAACCAACCGATTGCCGCCATTCGGACCCACGCGGCCAGTTGTCGGTTGCTGCTGGAGCGGCACAATACCGAACAGGTCCGGGATACCCTGGTTTCGATGTCCAGAATCACCGATCATATGGCGTCGATAACCGCCCAGCTGAAAATTTTCGCCCATAAGGCACCCAAGCGGAAGGAACAGGTGGTGTTGCAGGATTGCCTTGATGAGGTGCTGGGCATCACCGGGCCGTTGCTGACGGCCAACGGCATCAAGCTCCATTGCGAGCTTCCTGAAAGTCCGCTGGTGCTGGCCGGGGAACGCGCCAAGATCAAGCAGGTGCTGGTCAACCTGATCGGCAATGCCGTTGATGCGATGCTGGAATGTCCGGAAAAAAATCTCTGGATCAAAGTGACTGCGGACAATATCGATGTGGAACTTACCATCCGCGACAGCGGCCCCGGAATTGCAAAGGAGCATATTGAAGAAATTTTTACGCCGTTTTTTACCACCAAGGATGTCGGAGAAGGGCTGGGGCTCGGTTTGTCGATTTCCTACCGCATCGTTTCTGATCTTGGCGGGACAATCCGGGCTCAGAATCTGGTTGAAGGCGGCGCACGGTTTGTGGTCCGGCTGCCGAGAAGGAATCTTTAA